A genomic region of Desulfosarcina ovata subsp. ovata contains the following coding sequences:
- a CDS encoding SoxR reducing system RseC family protein, translating into MAQTIAIVVETGDDGQAMVVAEKRQGCGSCGAFGQCHGGRAGQGERSAARNQAHAAVGDRVTLTVATGTLLSRLAVLYLVPVGGMLAGAFMGMLTTSTENGAGNGHSIAFSLAGFLLGFAVSVFISRIWSSRRPVVPVITRIINAKSNFPAAGTTEGCSYGKH; encoded by the coding sequence ATGGCTCAGACGATTGCGATCGTGGTGGAAACGGGCGATGACGGTCAGGCAATGGTGGTGGCCGAAAAGCGTCAGGGGTGCGGCAGCTGCGGTGCGTTTGGACAATGCCATGGCGGCCGGGCCGGCCAGGGTGAACGGTCCGCAGCGCGCAATCAGGCCCACGCCGCCGTGGGCGACCGGGTGACCCTGACGGTGGCCACAGGAACTCTCCTGTCCCGACTGGCGGTCCTCTATCTGGTTCCGGTGGGAGGCATGCTGGCCGGCGCATTCATGGGCATGCTTACCACGAGTACGGAAAATGGCGCCGGCAACGGTCACAGCATCGCCTTCAGTCTGGCCGGTTTCTTGCTGGGTTTTGCGGTTTCCGTTTTTATTTCCCGAATCTGGTCGTCGCGCCGGCCGGTTGTTCCGGTGATTACCCGCATCATCAATGCCAAATCCAATTTCCCCGCGGCCGGGACAACAGAGGGGTGTTCGTACGGAAAGCACTAA